One window of Gavia stellata isolate bGavSte3 chromosome Z, bGavSte3.hap2, whole genome shotgun sequence genomic DNA carries:
- the C7 gene encoding complement component C7 translates to MKKSKVSLLLLLFFQVLGIFLLLEVSGFFSIFSSPSPPVHCRWNYFGPWSECDGCTQKQIRRRTVAVYGQYGGNPCSGDAFETRPCTPTRGCPTEDGCGDRFRCFSGQCISRFLVCNGDQDCEEDGADEDQCEERTTVCDIDKTPPNSELTGTGIDAITGETRGRVIHTKSFGGQCRKVFSGDGGKYYRLSESVLAYTFQVKIQNDFTYEFFNSSWSYMKHTERYENSNSGHSYSQNKILQHSQKSKQLMVIENSVEVAQFINNRPDFLTLAEPFWKELANLPVVYEYNIYRRLIEHFGTHFLHSGSLGGHYKVIFYMDTDKMKAEGMSITDMYECTTSGWNAFIVKKKKVKCSKLDELLQTSSGSSGNKIKGDPYIEGGSPGAVAGLSYLELNNPAGNSQRYSFWARSVTDYPRVIKKKLTPLYELVKEVPCSSVKKHYLKQAIEEYMAENDPCKCQPCQNGGEAAMEGTQCVCYCKPYTFGAACERGTLVQDQPGVVDGHWSCWSSWSPCSGGRKSRSRTCNNPSPRGGGKACIGEQSESRPCEDEELQHFRLIEPHCFDLSITPTEFCSPPPLLENGFVQNAENSYPVGKSIVYACRHGYSLVGDPVAKCGSNLQWQVGDRYCQETACLLPVLEGGLQGEPWKPVYEIGERITLSCPHGMHLEGARSILCEPSLKWSPDMKTIQCKRPVPSVKPEVTEPKCQPWEKVYQSQCVCKMPYECGPSLDTCATDQRTKRNTPLTVCKMHALECMGRKYSLTNAENCKISQTAEMSCGSCRLWEKCDVQSNSCVCDADGPCEAGGIQICAEVSGSAARQTMTECEAGRLRCQGETVTLVSIRPCDIQSK, encoded by the exons CCCTTCACCTCCAGTCCATTGCCGCTGGAATTATTTTGGCCCTTGGTCCGAGTGCGATGGCTGTACTCAAAAACAG ATTCGGAGACGGACAGTAGCAGTTTATGGCCAGTATGGGGGAAACCCCTGCTCTGGGGATGCCTTTGAAACAAGACCATGCACCCCCACAAGGGGATGCCCAACAGAGGATGGCTGTGGTGATCGGTTCAGGTGTTTCTCAG GTCAGTGCATTAGCAGATTTCTTGTGTGCAATGGAGATCAGGATTGTGAAGAAGATGGTGCAGATGAAGATCAATGTGAAGAGAGGACGACTGTATGTGACATTGATAAAACACCTCCAAATTCAGAACTTACAGGAACAGG cATTGATGCCATTACTGGTGAGACGAGGGGAAGAGTCATTCATACAAAAAGTTTTGGGGGACAATGCAGAAAGGTCTTTAGTGGCGATGGGGGAAAATACTACAGGCTGAGTGAAAGCGTTCTTGCTTATACTTTCCAG GTTAAAATTCAGAATGATTTCACTTACGAGTTTTTCAACAGCAGTTGGTCTTACATGAAACACACAGAGAGGTATGAAAACTCAAACAGTGGACACAGTTATTCACAGAATAAGATTCTGCAACACAGTCAAAAG agTAAGCAGCTGATGGTTATTGAGAACAGTGTGGAAGTTGCTCAGTTTATTAACAACCGCCCAGACTTTCTCACTCTTGCGGAGCCCTTCTGGAAGGAACTGGCCAATCTTCCAGTCGTCTATGAGTACAACATCTACCGAAGACTTATTGAACATTTTGGGACTCATTTCTTACACTCTGGATCTCTAGGAGGACAttacaaagttattttttatatGGATActgacaaaatgaaagcagaag GTATGAGCATAACAGATATGTACGAGTGCACCACATCAGGCTGGAACGCATTCAttgtgaaaaagaagaaagtaaagtGCTCTAAACTGGATGAACTGCTACAGACTTCTTCAG GAAGCAGTGGTAATAAGATTAAAGGAGACCCCTACATAGAAGGAGGAAGCCCAGGTGCTGTTGCTGGCCTTAGTTATCTAGAGCTGAATAATCCTGCTGGGAACAGTCAGAGATACTCCTTTTGGGCCAGATCAGTGACAGACTATCCcagagtaattaaaaaaaag CTAACACCATTGTATGAGCTGGTAAAGGAAGTGCCCTGCTCCTCAGTCAAAAAGCATTACCTAAAACAAGCCATTGAAGAATATATGGCCGAAAATGATCCTTGCAAATGTCAGCCTTGCCAGAATGGTGGTGAGGCGGCCATGGAAGGAACTCAGTGTGTGTGCTACTGCAAGCCGTACACCTTTGGAGCAGCTTGTGAGCGGGGAACTCTCGTGCAAGATCAGCCAG GTGTTGTTGATGGACACTGGAGCTGCTGGTCTTCCTGGAGTCCTTGTTCAGGGGGAAGGAAATCAAGGAGTCGAACCTGCAACAACCCCTCCCCACGTGGTGGTGGGAAGGCCTGCATAGGAGAGCAGAGTGAAAGCAGACCATGCGAAGATGAAGAGTTGCAGCATTTTCG CTTGATTGAACCACACTGTTTTGATTTATCCATAACTCCTACAGAATTCTGttcacctcctcctctcttgGAAAATGGATTTGTTCAA aatgCTGAAAACTCATACCCTGTTGGAAAAAGCATTGTTTATGCTTGCAGACATGGATATTCTCTTGTTGGTGATCCTGTTGCTAAGTGTGGCAGTAATTTACAGTGGCAAGTTGGAGACAGATATTGCCAGG AAACTGCTTGTCTCCTGCCTGTACTGGAGGGTGGTTTGCAAGGAGAGCCATGGAAGCCTGTGTATGAGATCGGTGAGAGAATAACTCTGTCTTGTCCACATGGCATGCACTTAGAAGGGGCACGCTCCATTTTGTGTGAGCCCAGTCTCAAGTGGTCTCCTGACATGAAGACTATCCAGTGCAAGAGACCAG TGCCCAGTGTGAAACCAGAAGTGACAGAGCCCAAATGTCAGCCATGGGAGAAAGTTTATCAGTCGCAATGTGTGTGCAAAATGCCCTATGAGTGTGG tccTTCCCTGGACACCTGTGCTACAGATCAAAGAACCAAGAGAAACACACCTTTAACTGTTTGCAAGATGCATGCCTTGGAGTGCATGGGCAGAAAATATTCTCTTACTAAtgcagaaaactgcaaaatatctCAGACAGCTGAAATGTCATGTGGATCATGCCGTTTGTGGGAAAAATGTGATG TGCAATCCAACAGCTGTGTTTGTGATGCAGACGGGCCGTGCGAGGCGGGAGGCATCCAGATCTGTGCGGAAGTGAGCGGCTCTGCTGCCCGTCAGACCATGACCGAGTGCGAGGCTGGGCGGCTCAGATGCCAGGGGGAGACTGTCACCCTTGTCAGCATAAGGCCCTGCGACATACAGAGCAAATAA